From a single Oceanobacillus kimchii X50 genomic region:
- the ectB gene encoding diaminobutyrate--2-oxoglutarate transaminase, with the protein MTTIVDKARNDMTAFEEMESAVRSYSRGWPVVFEKAKGYKLWDKDGNEYIDFFAGAGALNYGHNPSEMQKVMIDYIQNDGVIHSLDMATTPRKKFLESFNEVILKPRNMDYKVMFPGPTGTNTVESALKIARKVTGRDTVIGFTNAFHGMTIGSLSVTGNSFKRNGAGIPLNHAISMPFDQYVDGQDSIAYIERFLEDSGSGVALPAAFILETVQGEGGINAARLEWVKKIEEICRKWDILLIIDDVQAGCGRTGTFFSFEEAGINPDIICLSKSIGGVGLPMAITLIKPEFDQWGPGEHNGTFRGNNLAFLAATEALNNWKTESFSQNIKKMSSLFQERMKRTVEKFPQLNADLRGRGLMLGIGVHVDGLAGEICAEAFSRGLILETSGAKDEVVKFLPPLIIDEDGIKKGMDILEESIQAALEK; encoded by the coding sequence ATGACAACGATTGTTGATAAAGCCCGGAATGATATGACTGCATTTGAAGAAATGGAATCAGCGGTAAGAAGCTATAGTCGTGGCTGGCCGGTAGTATTTGAAAAAGCGAAAGGCTATAAGCTTTGGGATAAAGATGGAAACGAATATATTGACTTCTTTGCTGGGGCAGGTGCACTAAATTATGGTCATAACCCAAGTGAAATGCAAAAAGTCATGATTGATTATATACAAAATGATGGTGTCATTCATAGCCTTGATATGGCTACCACACCACGAAAAAAATTCTTAGAGTCATTTAATGAGGTTATTCTAAAACCACGTAACATGGATTATAAAGTGATGTTCCCTGGCCCTACAGGCACGAATACGGTTGAAAGTGCTTTAAAAATTGCTCGTAAGGTAACAGGAAGAGATACGGTTATTGGTTTTACTAATGCGTTTCACGGAATGACAATCGGTTCCCTATCAGTTACAGGTAATTCCTTTAAACGTAATGGAGCTGGAATACCGTTAAATCATGCAATTTCTATGCCATTTGATCAATATGTAGATGGGCAAGATTCAATTGCATATATTGAACGTTTCCTAGAGGATTCTGGAAGTGGAGTAGCGCTACCAGCTGCATTTATTTTAGAAACAGTTCAAGGAGAAGGCGGGATTAATGCTGCTCGCCTTGAATGGGTGAAGAAAATCGAAGAAATTTGCAGAAAATGGGACATTCTATTAATCATTGATGATGTGCAGGCAGGATGTGGAAGAACGGGTACTTTCTTTAGCTTTGAAGAAGCAGGAATTAACCCAGATATTATTTGTCTGTCAAAATCAATTGGTGGAGTTGGGTTGCCGATGGCGATTACATTAATTAAGCCTGAATTTGATCAATGGGGACCAGGTGAACACAACGGTACATTCCGTGGGAATAACCTTGCATTTTTAGCAGCTACAGAAGCATTAAATAATTGGAAAACGGAATCATTCTCTCAAAATATTAAGAAGATGAGTTCTCTATTCCAAGAGAGAATGAAACGTACTGTAGAAAAGTTCCCTCAGTTAAATGCAGATTTAAGAGGTAGAGGATTAATGCTCGGTATCGGAGTTCATGTAGATGGACTTGCAGGCGAAATTTGCGCCGAAGCATTTTCTAGAGGGTTAATTCTAGAGACATCCGGAGCTAAGGATGAAGTTGTAAAATTCCTTCCACCATTAATTATTGATGAAGATGGTATTAAAAAAGGAATGGACATCTTAGAAGAAAGTATTCAAGCAGCACTAGAGAAATAA
- a CDS encoding ectoine synthase translates to MIVKSLEDIQGTEDHQKGETWESRRFVLNKDNVGFSLNDTIIKAGTESYFWYKNHIEAVYCIEGEGEVEKKDTGEVWQLKPGTMYLLNDNDKHYLRAKTQMRMVCVFNPALVGTETHDKDGVYPLLAE, encoded by the coding sequence ATGATCGTAAAATCATTAGAAGATATTCAAGGTACAGAGGATCATCAAAAAGGGGAAACGTGGGAAAGCAGACGTTTTGTTTTAAATAAAGATAATGTTGGATTTAGCCTTAACGATACGATTATTAAGGCAGGGACAGAAAGCTACTTCTGGTACAAAAACCATATTGAAGCAGTATACTGCATTGAAGGTGAAGGAGAAGTAGAGAAAAAGGATACTGGTGAGGTATGGCAGTTAAAACCAGGAACGATGTATCTTTTAAATGATAATGATAAGCATTATTTACGTGCAAAAACTCAAATGCGTATGGTATGTGTGTTCAACCCAGCGTTAGTAGGAACTGAAACACATGATAAAGATGGAGTATATCCATTATTAGCTGAATAA
- a CDS encoding TetR/AcrR family transcriptional regulator, whose amino-acid sequence MAPRISEEEKEARREHLLEAALECFSAKGYYASTVDDIVRYSNLSKGSVYNYFKSKEEIFIHLLKKKRQEMVEDLTIKLAKINSPLEKLKFWIREDIPFSLEKKKFMRVHVEFWLYSTDSPEVQHILVERFDDMFGLTKEIIEQGQKTGEIKQDIDAEAAASMFWSLHDGIWLHAVIGYDESKLEARIKEMERVLIAYLTANA is encoded by the coding sequence ATGGCTCCACGAATTTCTGAAGAAGAAAAAGAAGCACGTAGAGAACATTTATTGGAAGCAGCTTTAGAGTGTTTCTCTGCCAAGGGATACTATGCATCAACAGTTGACGATATTGTTCGATATTCGAATTTAAGTAAGGGATCAGTCTACAACTACTTCAAAAGCAAAGAAGAAATTTTTATTCATTTGCTGAAGAAAAAACGTCAGGAAATGGTAGAAGACCTTACTATTAAATTAGCAAAAATCAATAGTCCACTAGAAAAACTGAAATTTTGGATCCGAGAAGATATTCCATTTAGTCTTGAAAAGAAAAAATTTATGCGTGTACATGTTGAGTTTTGGTTATATTCTACAGACTCACCAGAAGTTCAACATATTTTAGTTGAGCGGTTTGACGACATGTTTGGATTAACGAAAGAGATTATTGAGCAAGGACAGAAAACAGGGGAAATCAAGCAAGACATTGATGCTGAAGCAGCTGCATCCATGTTTTGGTCGTTGCATGATGGAATTTGGTTACACGCTGTTATTGGTTATGATGAGTCAAAGCTAGAGGCACGTATTAAGGAAATGGAAAGAGTGCTTATCGCATATTTAACAGCTAATGCCTAA